The Brevibacillus humidisoli DNA segment ATCATAAAGCGCCTGCCGGGCGAGATGTGAAACGTCTGGTGAGGATCATGACAGCAGCGGCTTGGATAGCGCTGTTGATCGGCTTGTTCCTCAGTCTGTTCAATCTCCATCATTTCAGCGACCAGAACCACTCTCTGATGGTTGGGATCGGATTTATGGTGGGCAGTGTACATATTTACGTCATACGCACTGCGATCCATCTGGTTCACAAACGGGCTGAGGAGATGGAGCAATCCTAACATCCCGCATTCTGGTCTGTTTGCCAATCGCACAACCCCCCCTTCAAGCATGTCTTGAAGGGGGGTTTTGCCGTTTATTGGCTCATTTGCGTCAGTTTCGTGAAGAAATGGTTGACAAATTGAGGCGATCTGTTGACGTATTTGTTAACAGGGGAGCAGCGCGCGTGCCAATCCGTTATCGTAGAGGTAGAGGTGACAACACGCTTTACGATTACCGTAATGGATGGGACTACCGAGGGAGTGGAGTGTAATGAAATCGCGGAAAAAAGTGCGCCGCTTCATTGTACCATTGTTGTTCGTTTCGATACTGGTGCTGCTGTCGGGATGTAGTGAAAGCATCCGCGTCTTGGACCCGAAAGGGCCTATCGGGGAAAGCCAGAAGGATCTGATTCTGATCTCATCCCTTTTGTGCGCGATCATTCTGGTACCGGTGCTGGCCTTGACAGCGTTCATCGTCTACCGATACCGGGACAAACCGGGCAACAAGGCTGCTTACAAGCCCAATTGGTCTCACAGCACCTTGATGGAAACCATTTGGTGGGGCATCCCGGTGGTGATCATCACCATACTGGCGATCGTCACGGTAAAAGGGACGTACGATCTGGAGCCCTCCAAGCCATTGGATTCAGAGAAAAAGCCGTTGGTCATTCAGGCGACCTCGCTCGACTGGAAATGGCTCTTTAAATATCCGGAGCAGGGGATTGCTACGGTAAACTACATCGAGATCCCAGAGGATGTTCCGATCCGTTTTGAACTAACCTCAGACGCGCCGATGAATTCGTTCTGGATACCGGAGTTGGGCGGACAGATGTACACCATGTCAGGAATGGCGATGAAGCTTCATCTGCAGGCAGATGAGCCAGGAGAGTACTATGGTTCCGGAGCCAACTTCAGCGGCGAGCATT contains these protein-coding regions:
- the cyoA gene encoding ubiquinol oxidase subunit II, which encodes MKSRKKVRRFIVPLLFVSILVLLSGCSESIRVLDPKGPIGESQKDLILISSLLCAIILVPVLALTAFIVYRYRDKPGNKAAYKPNWSHSTLMETIWWGIPVVIITILAIVTVKGTYDLEPSKPLDSEKKPLVIQATSLDWKWLFKYPEQGIATVNYIEIPEDVPIRFELTSDAPMNSFWIPELGGQMYTMSGMAMKLHLQADEPGEYYGSGANFSGEHFADMKFTVRATSEAEFNKWVESVKQTSPALTEEGYQQLAKPGKADVQYFSSFPEGLFERIVTKYVVEGDEGHAGHRQMTTEESPSSEPEQPKSDMSHEHAGH